A window from Chaetodon trifascialis isolate fChaTrf1 chromosome 5, fChaTrf1.hap1, whole genome shotgun sequence encodes these proteins:
- the elp1 gene encoding elongator complex protein 1 yields the protein MRNLKLLKSLRSSELQGPGSPQCLAVRADTGSLLVASHYSITEYDPRTGQVLSEASLTAEGFLPEDGSGVVVGLQDLAELESACLATAGGDVVLFNLNTCQLECVGSVDSGLTAMSWSPDEELVVLSTGQETIIMMTKDFEPITEVGIHQDDFGEGKFITVGWGKKETQFHGSEGKQAAQRKIQEVQPAAAWDDRRPRVTWRGDGQLFAVSAICLQTEARKVRVFNREGVLQATSEPINGLEQALCWKPSGSLIASTQRHPNKHSVVFMEKNGLLHGDFTLPFSKDQAKVKDLLWNTDSSVLALWLEDMTAGEDKKVNTYIQLWMVGNYHWYLKQSLDFGRDPQKAPVCVFWDPERPLRLHVVTCGWTSITYDWGLTTERSPGPDATDNASVAVIDGDKILVTTFRQCVVPPPMCSFELQLKSPVNQVTFLCRPQRTNQLAALTSDGQISVYNQEAPDSGEQADKTANGFRAMSRPLVLQKTFRVVLLQQEPLALRQLLWLDDELFVGVSSSLLPTSSTLLMLHPARDGDDALTVSSEMEVDGVVVSMVHCSQTGTVALQLEDGQIRKLLWDCPEPSVDGWRDSRGCSISFPVPCVQTALCSISGEECLLGLTDRSHLYAGDTELASNISSFAVCDDFLLITTHSHTCRCLQLSALSVKGLQAALASDGAQNDETLRRVERGSRIVTVVPQDTRVILQMPRGNLETVHHRALLLAQLRKWLDSLRFRDAFECMRKLRINLNFLYDHNPKVFLENTETFVTQLNSINHINLFLTELKEEDTTSSMYPRPEGSPVQTQPVSGQKKVDVVCDALRNTMESMSPNKFLLSILTAHVKKTVPELEIALQKVHELRVNPPEAPGAVSAEEALKYLLFLVNVNDLYEHSLGTYDFDLVLMVAEKSQKDPKEYLPFLNMLKSLQPNYQRYTIDKHLKRYRKALHHLSKCGEEHFPEALQLVKEQKLYSEALRLYGADSVHYKALSCAYAQHLVEQQQAEQAGLLLWRCGEPASALQAFAGSSSWRNAICVAQQMPLPPDQLALLARDLAEKLTEQRRYSEAALLLDQYAKDCEEAILALITGAVWEEALRLIYMHSRQDITETNLKPALLEAVSTQTTFLEAQVVTFKRHKTRLAVVREQKEKARLDMLDEDGPDCPDAELYSEASSVMTGSKYSHSNSRISSRSSKNRRKAERKKLSLKEGSPMEDRALMHALGEIMTTVDKMREEVHSLLKALVLFQFDKQAEKLQLAYEEALQLLEAAAPEVWPEGLQNNQAPLTGPNSTANSITASFQQQQRPTASQQAADVPTPPKMRNAIKWKLTVLT from the exons ATGCGGAACttgaagctgctgaagagccTCCGGAGCTCGGAGCTGCAGGGCCCAGGCTCGCCGCAGTGTTTGGCTGTGCGGGCTGACACCGGCTCGCTGCTGGTCGCCTCTCACTACTCCATCACTGAGTACGACCCCAGAACTGGCCAG gtgCTCAGTGAAGCCTCATTGACCGCTGAGGGTTTCCTCCCTGAGGATGGCAGCGGAGTCGTGGTTGGACTTCAGGACCTGGCTGAGCTCGAGTCGGCGTGTTTGGCCACAGCTGGCGGCGACGTCGTCCTCTTCAACCTCAACACCTGCCAG CTGGAGTGTGTTGGCAGCGTGGACAGCGGCCTGACCGCCATGAGTTGGAGTCCCGATGAAGAGCTTGTCGTTCTCTCGACTG GTCAGGAAACGATCATCATGATGACCAAAGACTTTGAGCCAATCACTGAGGTCGGAATCCACCAGGACGACTTCGGTGAAG GGAAGTTCATCACGGTGGGTTGGGGAAAGAAGGAGACTCAGTTCCACGGCTCAGAGGGGAAAcaggcagcacagaggaagatcCAG GAGGTGCAGCCGGCTGCAGCCTGGGACGACCGCAGGCCACGGGTGACGTGGCGAGGTGACGGTCAGCTGTTTGCCGTGAGTGCCATCTGCCTTCAGACCGAAGCCAGGAAGGTCCGGGTCTTCAACAGAGAGGGCGTCCTTCAGGCCACCAGTGAGCCCATCAACGGGCTGGAGCAGGCGCTCTGCTGGAA GCCCTCGGGCAGCCTGATAGCGAGCACTCAGCGTCACCCCAACAAACACAGCGTGGTTTTCATGGAGAAGAACGGACTCCTGCACGGAGACTTCACGCTCCCGTTCAGCAAAGACCAGGCCAAG GTGAAGGATCTGCTGTGGAACACCGACTCCTCTGTTCTGGCTCTTTGGTTGGAGGACATGACTGCTGGAGAAGACAAAAAAGTCAACACTTACA TCCAGCTGTGGATGGTGGGGAACTACCACTGGTATCTGAAGCAGAGTCTGGACTTCGGCAGAGACCCTCAGAAGGCTCCGGTCTGTGTCTTCTGGGACCCTGAGCGGCCCTTAAGGCTCCACGTGGTGACCTGCGGCTGGACCAGCATCACCTATGACTGGGGCTTGACGACTGAGAGGAGCCCCGGGCCGGACGCCACCGACAACGCCAGCGTGGCCGTGATTGACGGAG ATAAAATCCTGGTGACGACCTTTAGGCAGTGCGTGGTTCCTCCTCCCATGTGTTCCTtcgagctgcagctgaaatcaCCAGTCAACCAGGTGACCTTCCTCTGCCGGCCTCAGAGGACCAATCAACTGGCAGCGTTGACTTCTGACGGACAGATTTCAGTCTACAACCAAG AAGCTCCAGATTCTGGAGAACAGGCAGACAAAACAGCCAATGGGTTCCGCGCGATGTCTCGTCCCCTTGTCCTCCAGAAAACCTTCAG AGTGGTGCTTCTCCAGCAGGAACCTCTGGCCCTGCGgcagctgctgtggctggacGACGAGCTGTTCGTGGGTGTGAGCTCCAGTCTGCTGCCGacctcctccaccctgctgaTGCTCCACCCTGCTCGCGACGGCGATGACGCGCTCACTGTCAG CTCTGAGATGGAGGTGGACGGTGTCGTGGTCAGTATGGTTCACTGCTCCCAGACCGGCACCGTGGCACTGCAGCTGGAGGATGGACAGATCAGGAAGCTGCTCTGGG ACTGTCCTGAGCCGTCAGTGGACGGTTGGCGAGACTCCAGGGGATGCAGCATCAGCTTCCCCGTTCCCTGCGTTCAGACGGCCCTCTGCAGCATCAGCGGGGAG GAGTGTCTTCTCGGCCTGACGGACAGATCTCACCTGTACGCTGGAGACACGGAA CTGGCCTCCAATATTTCCTCCTTCGCCGTTTGCGACGacttcctcctcatcaccacGCACTCCCACACCTGCCGCTGCCTCCAGCTGAGCGCACTCAGCGTCAAAG GGCTGCAGGCGGCTTTGGCCTCAGATGGAGCTCAGAATGATGAGACGCTGCGGAGGGTGGAGAGAGGATCCAGGATCGTCACTGTGGTTCCACAAGACACCAGAGTGATTCTACAG ATGCCTCGTGGGAACCTGGAGACCGTGCATCATCGGGCGCTGCTGTTGGCTCAGCTCAGGAAGTGGTTGGACAG TTTGAGGTTCAGAGATGCCTTCGAGTGTATGAGGAAGCTGAGGATCAACCTGAACTTCCTTTATGACCACAACCCAAAG GTTTTCCTGGAGAACACAGAAACCTTCGTCACACAACTGAACTCCATCAACCACATCAACCTCTTCCTCACCGAGCTCAA GGAGGAGGATACGACCAGCAGCATGTACCCCCGTCCGGAGGGCAGCCCGGTCCAGACCCAGCCTGTTTCTGGGCAGAAGAAGGTGGATGTGGTTTGTGATGCTTTACGGAACACCATGGAATCAATGAGTCCGAACAA GTTCCTTCTGTCCATTCTGACGGCTCACGTGAAGAAGACAGTTCCAGAGTTGGAGATCGCTCTGCAGAAGGTCCACGAGCTTCGAG TGAACCCTCCTGAAGCTCCCGGTGCTGTGAGTGCTGAAGAGGCGCTGAAgtacctcctcttcctcgtcaaCGTGAACGACCTGTACGAACACTCTCTGGGAACGTACGACTTCGATCTGGTGCTCATGGTGGCCGAGAAATCCCAGAAG GACCCCAAAGAGTACCTTCCCTTCTTAAACATGCTGAAGAGCCTGCAGCCAAACTACCAGCGCTACACCATCGACAAGCACCTGAAACGCTACAGGAAGGCTCTGCATCACCTCAGCAAGTGCG gAGAGGAACATTTCCCTGAAGCTTTGCAGCTCGTGAAGGAGCAGAAACTGTACAGTGAAGCTCTGAGGCTGTACGGAGCAGACAGCGTTCACtacaag GCTCTGAGCTGTGCTTACGCCCAGCACCTGGTGGAGCAACAGCAGGCGGAGCAGGCTGGCCTGTTGCTATGGCGATGCGGAGAGCCAGCCAGCGCCCTGCAGGCGTTCGCCggcagctccagctggagaAATGCCATCTGTGTGGCGCAGCAAATGCCGCTACCTCCGGACCAGTTAGCTCTGCTGGCCAGAGACCTGGCAG AGAAGCTGACTGAGCAGCGACGGTactctgaagctgctctgctgttggaCCAGTACGCCAAA GACTGTGAGGAGGCCATCTTGGCTCTGATCACTGGTGCAGTCTGGGAGGAGGCGCTCCGATTG aTTTACATGCACAGCAGACAAGACATCACTGAGACCAACCTGAAACCCGCTCTGCTGGAAG ctgtcagcacGCAGACGACATTCCTGGAGGCTCAAGTGGTGACGTTCAAGCGGCACAAGACCCGACTGGCCGTGGTCcgagagcagaaagagaaggCCAGGCTGGACATGCTGG ATGAAGATGGTCCAGACTGCCCTGATGCTGAGCTTTACTCCGAGGCCAGCAGCGTGATGACCGGCTCCAAATACTCCCACAGTAACTCCCGCATCTCCtc GAGATCATCAAAGAACCGTCGCAAAGCAGAGCGGAAGAAGCTTAGTCTGAAGGAAGGAAGCCCGATGGAGGACAGAGCGCTGATGCACGCTCTGGGTGAGATCATGACCACGGTGGACAAGATGAGAG AGGAGGTGCACAGCCTGCTGAAGGCCCTGGTGCTGTTCCAGTTCGACAAACAGGCcgagaagctgcagctggcCTACGAGgaggctctgcagctgctggaggcggCAGCTCCTGAGGTGTGGCCTGAAGGCCTGCAGAACAATCAGGCTCCG CTCACTGGACCGAACTCGACTGCAAACAGCATCACGGCTtctttccagcagcagcagcgacctACAGCTTCGCAACAAG CTGCCGACGTCCCGACGCCACCAAAGATGAGAAACGCCATCAAGTGGAAGCTCACTGTTCTTACGTAG